The DNA window CCTACCCAGCCAGCCCCTGCTCGGATGGCTACCTGTACATCCCACTGGCCTTCGTCTCCCTCCTCTACCTCCTCTACCTGGCCGAGTGCTGGCACTGTCACGTGCGCTCCTGCCAGGCGCCGCGCACCGACGCCAACACCGTGCTCGCCCTGATCCGCCGGCTGCAGCAGGCGCCGCCCTGCGTCTGGTGGAAGGCCACCAGCTACCACTACGTGCGGCGCACCCGCCAGATCACGCGCTACCGCAACGGCGACGCCTACACCACCACGCAGGTCTACCACGAGAGGGCCGACAGCCGCTCGGCTCGGGGCGAGTTCGACTACTCGGCCCACGGCGTCCGCGACGTCTCCAAGGAGCTCGTGGGCCTGGCCGACCACGCGGCCACGCGGCTGCGCTTCACCAAGTGCTTCAGCTTCGGCAGCGCCGAGGCCGAGGCCTCGTACCTCACCCAGCGGGCCCGCTTCTTCAGCGCCAACGAGGGCCTGGATGACTACCTGGAGGCCCGGGAGGGCATGCACCTGAAGGACGTGGACTTCCGCGAGTCCCTCATGGTCTTCGCCGACCCTCGCAGCCCGCCGTGGTACGCGCGCGCCTGGGTCTTCTGGCTGGTGTCGGCGGCCACGCTGTCCTGGCCGCTGCGCGTCGTGGCGGCCTACGGCACGGCCCACGTGCACTACCAGGTGGAGAAGCTCTTCGGTGCCAGCTCGCCCGCCCCCGGGGCCGGGCCCAGCGGGCCCCCGCTCTCCCGTGTGGCCACGGTGGACTTCACCGAGCTCGAGTGGCATATCTGCTCCAACCGGCAGCTGGTGCCCAGCTACTCAGAGGCCGTGGTCATGGGCGCCAGCTCGGGCGCCTACCTCCGTGGCTGTCAGCGCTGCCGCCGCTCCGTCAGCAGCAACTCGCTGCCCCCCGCCCGGCTCAGCGGGCCCCGCCTGCCTTTTAGCCGCAGCCGCCTCTCGCTGGGAGCCGGGGGCCGCGCCACACCGGGGGTCTTCCGAAGCCTAAGCGGGGGGCCGCTGGGGCGCCGTGGGGAGGACACGGAGCCCCTGGAAAGCCCACCGTGCTATGAGGACGCCCTTTACTTCCCGGTGCTCATCGTCCACGGTGACAGCGGCTGCCAGGGGGACGGGCAGGGTGCGCTCTGAGACCCCCGCGGCCCCCAGACTGGCCCTCTCCCCACCATCCCACCACGGGGCTTCCACGCCTGAGTAATTGTTATCCAAAACAGGAGGGAAGACAGACCAGCACacaagggatggggtggggttggAGCCCTTAGACAGGCTAACATGCAGGGACCCGCGGTCATTTGGGGGGCGGAGGGACACCACCGCGGTTGGGTCTACGAACCGTCCCAGCATggctcccctccaccaccaccaccacgtcCCACCCCCTGCGATGGCGGACGATCTAGCTTGGGGGCCTCTCAGGCTGCGCAGGGAAGGAAGTTTCCAGAaagcctgggctgggggaggagtcCCGGGGACAGCTGTTGCCTGCAGCAGAGGGCTGCCTATGGACTCTTCCCTGCATGGCTGAAGCCACGTCGGGGGCCCTCGAGCAACCCAGAAGCACAAATCAGTGGTTTGGGGCCACCCAGCTGGGCTGGCATCCATGAACCTGAAGAGCCGGCTATGGCAGCACCACGGCCTCGGCCCCACTACCCTCCCAAAGTCCCCGTCCTCCTTCCCTGACAGGTCCgtccctgcctgccctctggCCTCTGCTCAGGGCCAGTCCCTGATCAGACCCTGTGGCGCGGCCCCTCTACCAGGAGCCTGGTTCTTGGAGCACAGCCCTGTCCCACCCCCCCTGTTTTCCCTGGTCCACCCTCCCCTGCACATCCAGTCACCCCTGTAACCCGGGGTTCCCTCCCAGGGCCCCATCTCAATTCCATATTCCCTGATCTCTGCTCCTGGCCCCAGAAGTCCACGTCCGCCTCTGTCAGCCGCGCACACGCCTTCCAGGCTGTGTCCTCTCATCGCCCCCTGACTTCTCTGCTCTTTACCTTCCTGATGACCCACGGGGCTCAGGGCCACCGGGCATCCGAGGGGCCTCGGCCCCGGCCACAGGCTCTTGGACGATGCCCTTGCTCTGCCATGGAGGCCCCTGCTTCCCCCGTCcctggggcctggcccaggggACACCAGCCCACCCCCAGGGAGGAGAGAGTAGTCCCTTCCCTTCCAACTGGGGCTTCCATCCCCTCTCATGGgccggtgggggagggaggaggcagagaagatgcagataaaataaaaggtatgaaATGGAAGGTCTTCTCACGTGCATTCCTGGGTGGTGGGTTCAGGGCCACCACAACGAACACAATGGGCCATGTTGGGTCTGGGAGGGGATGCAGGGTGGGGCTGCAGACCCGCAGGAGAGGGTGAGCTCCCTGCCTGGCCTGGGGTCTCTGAGACTCAGATTTGGGTTGCTCTGAGCAGCTGACTCCAACCGACCGGTGTCTGGGTCGCTTCTAAGAGACTGTCCAAGTGGCCCCTCTTCCAGCCCAGCAGCGGTTTCCATTCTGCTGCTGGGTGTGCTGAGGACTAAGGGAGTGTGGCTGGTCCCCAAAGTGGGAAGAAAGAGGTATGGCCTGTGGCGCAAATTCAGTTCCCCCGATGGCTGTTGGTGTCATGGATCTGAGGGAATGGGCACTGAGCAGGTCAGAGGACGCGAAGCTGGAAACAGCCAGCCCCAAATCAGGGCATGGGGTCTGAAGACAGAAGAGGGCAAAGGAAGGGCCTCCCCCAGTGGTGGAGCTCGAGTGGTCCTTGGAAGTGACATCTTCCTGTACAGCTGTGCAAGGTGTTCACTATGCAAGAGGTAAGTGTGGGTGGAATCCCACCTGTGGGCCACTCCTCAAGCCCTGGCATGAAGCTGCATCCACCTGGATAAAGGGCACCCTTTTCTAATCCATGCAAAGGCACCATAAGGGCCAGTGGTGGCCCTAGAAGAGTGCTGAGAATGGGTGGGATTCCCCCAGGCAGAGACAAGGCGAAGGGTGCTCTGGGCAGTGGGAGCTGCCTGCACAAAGGCTTGGGTGCAGGGCATGAAGCAAGGGTGGAAGCAGAGCTGTGGAAGAGGTAGCTGAGGCCTTCAACACCAATCCCTTAACTGGGGGATTGCCCTTAAACTGGAGCAAACAGGAGCCACGGAAGGTGGTTGAGCAGGGAAGTGACAAGCTCAGGGCTGCATATGAGGATTTTTAGCAAAGTTCCAGCTGCCTGCCGGCCACATGGGGAGGGTGGAGTTAGAGACCAGAGCTTTCCCTGTGCATCAACCCACTGCCTCACAGGGGGTGAAGTCAAACCTTTGTTCAGAAGCAACTTAGGTGGAAAACTCCGTGGTGCCCAAACATTCAAGGAGGCTGCAGGAGGCAGGGGGGCAATGTGTGACTCCAGCTCCTCCCCATAGGGAAGATTTCCCTCTTCCATCATCCTGCTCTAACACCTCAGCCACTAATGGCCCACCAACCACtatccattctcccctcctcAATACCAGAAACCCAGTTTTACTTTAGATGGCGATGAGCCCAGCTAAAAGGCAatatttccagcctcccttgcacaTATGGTGTGGCTGTGTGACTTAATTTTAGGGTATGAGATATAAGGAGAAGGTCTTGGAAGGGATTTCTAAAAATGCTCcttgaaatagaaacaatattgGTGAAGGTTAGTTCTGTCCTCTCTGCTTCATCCTGCattctgcctggaatgcagatgtgatAGTTGGAACTCCAGTAGCTACTTGGGACCTGGAGATGACTTTGAGAATTGTAGCCATGTGCTGAGGATAGCAGAGAAGCAAGATAAAAGACCTGgggctgggaattccctgatggtccagtggttaggactctgagcttccactgcagggggacacagtttcgatccctggccagggaactaggatcctgcatgccgtgcggcgtggccaaaaaaaaaaagaccctgggCTTCTGATGACACCATAGATGTGTCCACATCATCCCTGGGTTGCCTACTTCCAAACCCTCtcagtgaaaaagagaaataaaccattagtttgtttaagccactgtttttTCTTGTCACTATTACCAGCAGCCCATGTTATTACCTATTTACTGCTGCAtcacaaattacccccaaacttagtggcttacaaCATCAATAAGCATTATTATCTCTCCTGGTCtctgtgggtcaagaattcaGACATGGCACAACGGGAGTGGCTTATCTCTGTTCCATGATGTCTAGGGCCTCTGCTGGAAGAATCAAAAGCCAGGAGTGGAATCATCCAAAGGCTcgttcactcacatgtctggcagtTGATGCTGGCTGATGGCTGAGGGCCTAACTAGGGCTACTGGCTGGAACGCCAAAAGagggcctctccatgtggcttgggcttccttaTAACTTGGTGGCTAGGTTCCAAGGACAAGTGTACCAAGAGAGTGGAGGCTGTATTGCCCTTTGCgatctagcctcagaagtcacgtACATCACTTCTGCCCCTTTCTATTGGTTAAAGCTATTACAAAGGTCCACCCAGTTTCAAGGTGAGGGAACATAAGACCCCCACCTCTCGCTGGAGGCTTGTCAACATCACATTGTAAGATTAGCATGTGGGATGGCACATATATTAGTGGCCATCTTCAAAAATGCAATTGGCCAATGAGCCAAACGCCATTCCTAACAAATCAACATCTATAGACTGGTCTGCAAAATTAACACCAAccgttttttgtgttttgttttgttttgttttgtttgttttttggggggttatttGGCTGTACCATGTAGCTTGTGGGATTGACCAGgagttgaacccaggccccggcgggagaccgccagggaattcctgaacaCCAACAATTTTATAATGCTTGTTTGAGGGAGAAGGTGGTGGTATATCAGATGTGGGCCTACTGGGGGCAGAATGGCATGCTTAGGtcatttatttgggccctctagCCTACAGTAGATTAAATATGGCCACAAACTCTTTGTAGCTCATCCCCTCAAGAGGTGGAATCTATTTCCTTGCTCTCTAAATCTGGGCTGGCCTTATGGCTTGCTTTGTCcagtagaatgtggcagaagcGAGGCTGCACCGCTTTGGAGGCTAGGCCTCAAGAGGACTTGCAGCTTCCACCTGTGCTCTCTTGGAGCCCCGAGACCACCAGGCTGTGAAGAAGCCCAGCCTAGTCTCCTGACAGATGAGAGGCCACATGCCCCAGCCAACAGCCCGGACATGCCAGCCCAAATGGAGCCACACATGACTGTAGCCACAGGAATGACCCCCAGGCAAGAGTAGCAGACTAGCAGACgaaccaccgagctgatcccaGCCCAAATTGCTGACCTacagaatggtgagaaataagAGATCCTTGtcgtttcaagccactaagttttggagtggtttgttacatGCAATGGATAGCTGATACAGGCTCTGAACCCATTTCCACCTCTTCATGGAGGGTCACTGGGCCTGCACAGCCTGGTGAAACTGGAAACCCCAGCGTCTGCTGGACAGCTCCCATCTGGTGGTCTGGTGTCTCTTGTTCACGTGTTTGGTCTCTATCTGAGGCAACAGTGGACCAGGATACTCCATTCTAAACCATTCTCAAAGGAGAATAATGGCTGAGGAAGGGGGCAGAGCTTTGTCCCCAGATCCCAGAGACCTCTGCCTCTGCTCTCTGATCGAGGCCTGACTTGGCTCCACACAGCACGGCTGAAACAAGGTGCCCGATCTCCACACCCCCAACCCTGCTTCTCTCGATCTTTTCCATCTCAGGAAATAGTGTCACCACTGTTGCTTAAGCCAGGCGCTTGCACAGCAATCTTCttcttcatagtttttttttaaaaactttatattatgtaaaatttcaaaGACCACAAAAGTAGAAAGATTGGTGCAGCAAGGCCCTTTGCCTCCAGCACCCAGCGCCGCAGCCATCGCCCACCAGGACCAGTCTTATTTCACCCACACCACCCCCCACTTCTCCCCGCTCCAACTGGAGTATCTCAAAGATCTGAAAGTTGTAACATTTGATCCGTGAACACCTCCCTCACCCCCGATGTGACATCTACACCCAGGATTTTGCCTACAACACATCTCTCTAAACACCCCCAGTCCTCTCCAAGCCACCACCTTGCCCCAGGTCCCCCTAGGGGGTCCTCTTCCAGTGACAACATTGGACTCCAACAAGCCTCCCCTTCCTCGCATTCCCTCCAGCCCATGCAGAATCACCTTAAAATATAAACCAAGTCACATCTCCACCTCACTCAAAATATACCAGtgcctcaggacttccctggcggtccagcagctaagactccgtgcttccactgcagggggcacgggttccatccctggtcagggaaggaagatcccgcatgccgcgtggtgcaaaaaaaaaaaaatatatatatatatatatcagtgccTCAAGGAAAACCCAGACTCCTGCCCTGGCCCTCAGACCCCTGTGAGGTCTGGCAGACATCCCCAAGCTCCCCTCTCCTTTTGGAGCTCCAGCCACGGTGGCCATGTGCCTGATCCTACAACAAGCCAGGGTCCTTCCCGCCTCGAGGTCTCGGCACATGCTGTGCTAGCTCCGGGAGccttcctcttccccagctcTTCCCGAGACACCCTGACCGCTCTGTCTGAAGCCATCCACTGTTTTACCTCAGCTCCCTTTGCATTTCCTTTCTGCCACTCACCATAAGtggcaattatttttatttatgtatgcgTGAggttattatttgtttcttctcttagAATTAAGCTATGGGAGGCAAATGGTAACAGGTGCAGACCTTTCAGTCTGACGGAGTTCCAATTCTGCCACTACCACCTgagtggccctgggcaagtcacttatccTCTCTCTCAGCTGCAAAATGGGAGATAATAATAGAATCTTCTGACTTCCATGGGTtgtcataaggattaaataagataatatgcCACCatcacaagattgtaaatcaactataataaataaataagtaaataaaatcacaacagtagtaaaaaaaaaaaaaaagataatatgccACCATGCTAAAAACAGGGTTTGCagcatagcaagtgctcaataaatttagctatcatcatcat is part of the Balaenoptera musculus isolate JJ_BM4_2016_0621 chromosome 8, mBalMus1.pri.v3, whole genome shotgun sequence genome and encodes:
- the TMEM151A gene encoding transmembrane protein 151A translates to MPEGGGGGDGGEVPALIPDGEPLREEQRPLKQSLGSSLCRESHWKCLLLTLLIHACGAVVAWCRLATVPRLVLGPEAALAQGAGGPPPTYPASPCSDGYLYIPLAFVSLLYLLYLAECWHCHVRSCQAPRTDANTVLALIRRLQQAPPCVWWKATSYHYVRRTRQITRYRNGDAYTTTQVYHERADSRSARGEFDYSAHGVRDVSKELVGLADHAATRLRFTKCFSFGSAEAEASYLTQRARFFSANEGLDDYLEAREGMHLKDVDFRESLMVFADPRSPPWYARAWVFWLVSAATLSWPLRVVAAYGTAHVHYQVEKLFGASSPAPGAGPSGPPLSRVATVDFTELEWHICSNRQLVPSYSEAVVMGASSGAYLRGCQRCRRSVSSNSLPPARLSGPRLPFSRSRLSLGAGGRATPGVFRSLSGGPLGRRGEDTEPLESPPCYEDALYFPVLIVHGDSGCQGDGQGAL